The sequence below is a genomic window from Setaria italica strain Yugu1 chromosome IV, Setaria_italica_v2.0, whole genome shotgun sequence.
CTTTCCCTTTCCCATACCCTATCCAAACACTACCTTAGGAATTGCGAAATAATTAAATAGCCAAGCATTGTTTAGCAATTCCGATCCCTTTCCTCGCTTGACCCTGACGGCCGCCGGCCGAGTGCCCCCATGCCGGATCGAAGCGCGCCGTGCGCTGCCTGGGTCTCCTTCGGTCCTTCCTGTGCCGTGTCTCCCTGATCGACTTAGCTTTGGCTGGTAAGGGATCCCTGGTGCGTCTGGATGGATTGTTATGAGCCTGATTCCTGTTTTGCTGGGTTGCTTTTTTTCCTCTGTGAGATCAAATCCATACCTTCATTCCTGGGATGTGTTCTTCAATCTGTCCATCCATTTTGTTGTGGATTTCATCGCGAACGGCTATTTACTTTTCAAAAGTTTGGGGGTTCACCTGTCGAGGAGATAGGTGCGTCAAGAACACGCAAACTTAATTCTTATCTGTTCTAGGGTTCCATTCGTTTTGCTCCGTGTGCAAATTCGGTTGATATTATTGCGATCCGCTGGGATCATGGGAGAATGAAACCTGTTGCAGTCATCTGGTACAAATTCCAGTCTGTGATGCCCTTTCCAAATGGTTAATTCTTTTGCGAAATTATTTGTTTCAAACTCATGTCCACTGTTTGTAAGTAGAGTTGTGTTGTAATAGGATATTTTGCTTTTATCTATCGTGCTTTATATTTCAGTATATACATACATGGGTAACACCTGCATTGCGGGCTTATTTTGTACTTCTTATTTGTATGATATAGTACCATCCTTGTTGCATTTTTATGTCTTTAGATAGCTAATCCAAATAAATTGTTTCAGGTATTATGAACTATGCAGCAGGTAGTGAGGCATATTCCATTTCGAATCATTCAGTGAGgtgtttcatttttttatgtGTACTGATTTTGTGATATATATTCGGCTTCGTAGGCATTGAGTTGCATCCACAATGTCCCAACTTGGAACATGTTCATTGCCTGGAGCTGCAATCTATGGCACTTCAACTAGGAGGTTTGGAGGTAATTATTGGATTCAAGTTTCtgtatgtttttatttttgttttttttttcatttttgatcAGGGTTGTGTCCTTTTGTCATCATACATAAAAATCTTGTGGGATTTAAGGTGCAGTTGGAAATAAAAGGTTAATCTGAGCCTCAAATACAATAACAAAGTGCTGGCAGGTGCAAACAAGTAGATTTGTCTCGATACATCTAGAATCAAGACAGATCATGAAATCGCTGGACCTCGTGCAAAAGCTAGCCACTCAGCCATTATGTTTTCCAAGGCTGTACTGAAACTATCCTATGActctgaacatttttttttgtctcctgTACTCATTGTCAGCATAGTAGTACTAGTACTATTAAATCTATATTAGTTTATTATAATTATCCTTAAAACTTGTTGCCTTATAAATGCATtgaaaaccaaaagaaagcaGTGGTGGTGTCCGTATTTGGTCTACTGTAGAGGTGCAAGTAAAGAATTTCAATGGTAGCATAGTTCTTACCAGCTTGTCTTTTGCTCTGGAGATTCACCACTGCTCAACCTAAGCCATGAAAACTGATGAATCCCAGGCAGATGCAATTTAGATACATCATGAATAATCTATGATAGCACACTTTCCCTTTTTACAAGATGGACATTATGTTCATGTGTAAATACTCTTTCTAGATGAATAGAAAAAGTATATACAAATGCTCTTTTTGAATAATAGAATTTTCCATTATCtgaaaaaagataaaaagaacAAACTGGTTGTTTCCAAGAATATCTTTTTATTAGTTTAAAGAGTATCTGTCATATCGCAGTCCCTTTATATGAGATATTCATTAAGTTCATGTGTAAATTCTCTCTATAGATAAATAGAGTAACTGGTTGTTTCCAATTAAAATGTTTCATTATATTATGTTAAAAAGTAAATTGCACAGTAGGTCCCCAAAATTGCGCACATCTGTAAGCTTGAGAATTCTATGGATTTGTACAAGTGGGCTGAAAAGTCTCCAACTCTTAATTGAGGATTGATCTTGGATTTTGTGATTCATGAATCACCATTCTTCTGATTTTTGGCATTGCTGTTCCTCTTTTGCACATCAATGCTTATACTATGTATTGCTGAATAATTCTCATTATTGTCTTGCTGTTTGGCAGGTTCACAATTTCAGCAACCTAAGGTTAATCGCATCTCATTTGAACAGAAAGTGTCTGCTAAAACAACATTGAGAGTACGTATTAATGAGTTGTTGTCTATTTTGATCTTACTACGTGTAGACTGAAGTTTATGGGATTAAAAACTAATCAGAAATCAGGCCTTGTATCAAACTATACATTCTAATATTTGTACATTTTACAAACTATTGCATAGTGGAACATCAGTGGATCTTAAAAGCATTTTGTTATTGTCTCCATATTgtaattttaaattttctaaATCGTTAGCTATGGTAATTATGTTAGATAAACCCACTGCTACTTTGAGATAAATGTGCCAATGGGGGACCTCATTCTAACTTTTGCCTAGGTTGAAAGGAGTGTGTATTATAAAAagtttgcatgttcaaaatggCTTAGTTCAATTATGAATGGATCATGGATTTGCTATGCTTTTTGGTGAATCACTTGTCTGTGATGGGCATAATTTCTTAGATACCATCATACCAGGAATGATTACTAAAGCGTTAACTTTGTGAGTTGTTAAGTACATAGTAAATCTGAACTTGTGAAATTCAAAAATTGAATACAAAAATGTTAACCTGCTTATCTTGTCTATGATTTACTTCACTGTCAGATCCCTTGTTTGACTACCTTTCCTGTGACCACTCTTTGCTACAGAGTATGAGGTGTAAAGCTACTCAAACCCAAAGCGTCCAAAAGAAATCTTCAAGTGCAACTGTTCAACGTGATAAGAAAGGTTGGAATTTAGAATTATCATGCTGCATATAATTGAACTCAATTTTATTTGTCTTTGAAGGATGTAACTGAAGTTGCTCAAAGAAAGCAGGCAAACTCACCACATTTGCTTAAATTCACCTGTATGATGATTTACAACTGTTCCAGGGAAAGTTCAAGGGCCGAAGCTGGACGATGGAAGTGGTGGGTTCCCTCCGTTCCGCTTCGGCAAAggtgggggcggtggtggaggtggcgggggtGGCAGCAACTACTTCGGCGGATTCCTTCTCTTCTCCTGTGTGTTGCTCCTGGATTACCTGAAGGAGTTTGAGAAGTACCTGCTTACTCGGAAGCACCGAGGTGGAGACGACGCCAGCAACGGGCTGCTACAACCATGATCACCCTTCGCCAGTCTCACTAGCACTAGCTACTCGTTTCTGTTGTAATGAAGAAGGCTTCTGGTTGTGGCTGCCATTTGGAACATAACATGTGACTGTCATGGTAGTTTATGTTCTCTTTCTGATGGACTTCTGAGAAAGATCATGTTGGACTTGAGACTCAAATTACAGGACTGTGGGTAGTTTATGTTGACTTTCTGATGGACTTCTGAGAAAGATCATGTCGGACTTGAGACTCAAATTACAGGACTGCGTCGGAGATGCCGGAAG
It includes:
- the LOC101770550 gene encoding uncharacterized protein LOC101770550 gives rise to the protein MSQLGTCSLPGAAIYGTSTRRFGGSQFQQPKVNRISFEQKVSAKTTLRSMRCKATQTQSVQKKSSSATVQRDKKGKVQGPKLDDGSGGFPPFRFGKGGGGGGGGGGGSNYFGGFLLFSCVLLLDYLKEFEKYLLTRKHRGGDDASNGLLQP